One stretch of Pseudomonas sp. NC02 DNA includes these proteins:
- a CDS encoding YdgA family protein, whose protein sequence is MNKPAVVLLGIVVAIGAISAGGAWYTGKQLEPVLQTAIQDANKELQTSMAGVDGTVTLELVSLDRQLFSSTAHYRLKAQGAVFGENHQDTELLFVDHIEHGPLPFSRLVSLKWLPVMATSHYELEKNPTTEKWFAASKDVSPLKGVANIGYDRSVTGNVELLPLELKDDKSAVSFSGANLDFDSTAEGKKVKASGYMDSLKVSVIDANNAKLDAELSGLTIASNLEKTTFGFYTGQNTVELTNTKVTFGPQQAVLTLKNFEQKDSSETKDNNLAGRVDYKIDEIGYQGKPVGSAAMAVSMKNVDIPSMLVLTKLYQEKVQPAQAAAAAGQPVPELQLTEAEQTLAQANVDQLLAAKPQVAVENLSLKTTNGESRFNLVADFAKPSSMDLPPVELGKQIVALLDANLTLSKPMIQDVAGLQAQIGGVTDPKAIEQQSQMASEMISGMAVGTQLATLVGTDIVSKLHYANNEVTFNGQKMTVEQFIGFVLGKFGAVSGAQ, encoded by the coding sequence ATGAATAAGCCAGCAGTCGTTCTCTTGGGTATCGTCGTCGCCATTGGTGCAATCAGCGCAGGCGGTGCCTGGTACACCGGCAAGCAACTGGAGCCGGTGCTGCAAACCGCCATCCAGGACGCCAACAAGGAACTGCAGACCTCCATGGCCGGTGTCGACGGCACTGTGACCCTCGAACTGGTCTCCCTCGACCGTCAGCTGTTCAGCAGCACCGCCCACTATCGCCTCAAGGCCCAGGGCGCGGTGTTCGGCGAAAATCATCAGGACACCGAACTGCTGTTCGTCGACCATATCGAACACGGCCCGTTGCCGTTCTCGCGCCTGGTGTCGCTGAAGTGGCTGCCGGTCATGGCCACCAGTCACTACGAACTCGAGAAAAACCCCACCACCGAAAAATGGTTCGCTGCCAGCAAGGACGTGTCGCCCCTCAAAGGCGTGGCCAACATCGGTTATGACCGCTCGGTGACCGGCAACGTTGAACTGCTGCCCCTGGAACTCAAGGACGACAAGTCGGCCGTGAGCTTCTCCGGCGCCAACCTCGACTTCGACTCCACCGCCGAAGGCAAGAAGGTCAAGGCCAGCGGCTACATGGACAGCCTCAAGGTCTCGGTCATCGATGCCAACAACGCCAAGCTGGATGCGGAGCTGAGCGGCCTGACCATCGCCAGCAACCTGGAAAAAACCACCTTCGGTTTCTACACCGGGCAAAACACCGTCGAGCTGACCAACACCAAGGTCACCTTCGGCCCGCAGCAAGCAGTGCTGACTCTCAAGAACTTTGAGCAGAAAGACAGCAGCGAAACCAAGGACAACAACCTGGCCGGCCGCGTCGACTACAAGATCGACGAGATCGGTTACCAGGGCAAGCCAGTGGGTTCGGCGGCCATGGCCGTCAGCATGAAGAACGTCGACATCCCGTCGATGCTGGTACTGACCAAGCTCTACCAGGAAAAAGTACAGCCGGCCCAGGCCGCTGCCGCTGCTGGCCAGCCCGTGCCTGAGTTGCAACTGACCGAAGCCGAGCAGACCCTGGCCCAGGCCAACGTCGACCAACTGCTGGCTGCCAAGCCGCAAGTGGCGGTAGAAAACCTGTCGCTGAAAACCACCAATGGCGAGAGCCGCTTCAACCTGGTGGCGGACTTCGCCAAGCCGTCGAGCATGGACCTGCCGCCGGTTGAACTGGGCAAGCAAATCGTTGCGCTGCTGGACGCCAACCTGACCCTGTCCAAGCCGATGATCCAGGACGTTGCCGGCCTGCAGGCGCAGATCGGTGGTGTGACCGACCCGAAAGCCATCGAGCAGCAATCCCAGATGGCCAGCGAGATGATCAGCGGCATGGCCGTGGGTACTCAACTGGCGACCCTGGTGGGTACCGATATCGTGTCCAAGCTGCACTACGCCAACAATGAAGTGACCTTCAACGGCCAGAAAATGACCGTCGAGCAATTCATTGGTTTTGTGCTGGGCAAGTTCGGCGCGGTCAGCGGCGCTCAATAA